The following proteins come from a genomic window of Aequorivita marisscotiae:
- a CDS encoding sulfur reduction protein DsrE — translation MKRIIQIFILVLSLGAMAQKASEPKDFMVLTTKVEQLKPILLAADELATDGNFEIVLYGKNVADILKPETEKFIGWAGKSNVKVNVCKMSLDRLQINPNTLPKEINVVDNAFLYAFQLQKAGYKILNL, via the coding sequence ATGAAAAGAATCATTCAAATATTTATTCTGGTATTAAGCCTCGGCGCAATGGCGCAAAAAGCTAGTGAACCAAAGGATTTTATGGTGCTCACCACCAAAGTGGAGCAATTAAAACCTATTCTCCTCGCTGCCGATGAATTAGCTACGGACGGTAATTTTGAAATAGTGCTCTACGGAAAAAACGTTGCAGACATACTCAAACCTGAAACCGAAAAATTTATCGGCTGGGCAGGAAAGTCTAATGTGAAGGTTAATGTTTGCAAAATGTCTTTAGACCGATTGCAGATTAACCCGAATACACTTCCGAAGGAAATAAACGTGGTTGACAATGCTTTTTTGTACGCCTTCCAACTTCAAAAAGCGGGATATAAAATTTTAAACTTATAA